The following DNA comes from Grus americana isolate bGruAme1 chromosome 22, bGruAme1.mat, whole genome shotgun sequence.
CCCCGCGCTCCCCCGGGGGTCCCCGGCGCCCGCGCCCGcgcccgcgccccccccccccccccccgcgccgccggcccgggccccgcccccgccccgcactCACTCCTCGGCCATCGCGCCGGGGGGAGGCCGCGCGCCCCTGCACAGCCGCGCCTGCGCCGCcaccggccccgcccccgcgctgcggccccgccccggccccgtcTCAGGTCCCGCCCccgcgccgcggccccgccccaGGCCCCGCCCTCGCGCCACCGCCCCGCTCCCGCGCCGTCGCCGCCGGTACCGGTatcggccgggccggggggtgCACGGGCGGGGAGCGTGTGTGACGGGTCGTTCTGGGCCCGGACCCGGACCGGCAGGACCCGGGCGGAGCCCCGTGGGGCGGGCTCGTTTTAGTCCAGAGaaaccccccacacacacacacaccggcTGCGGGGAACGGGCCGAGCCCGGCGGTTCCGAGCCCGGTGCCCAGCCCGTTCCGGTGCCCGCCCACGCTCGGGTCCGCCCGGCCCCGTTTCACCGCGGTCTCTCCCCAACCCGACCCTGCTGCTGGCCCGGCCCGGTCCCGCGGGAAGCGCTTGGCGGGGCACCGCACGTCCCCGCCCCGGCTCTGCCGCCCTCCGGGCCCGGGGGGAGCCTGGGCCGGCGGTGCCGCGCCCCCCGACGAGGCGTCCTGGCGGCTCCGGCGGCCGCGGCCCTCCTGacccccgccgccggggccgcAGAGGGGCCAGGAACGGGCCCGGCGCCCCGGGGGACGCGGGTGCCGCATCGCTGCGGGACGATGGCGGGGCCGGTCTCCGCGGCCGGGCGGACCCCGGGCTTCCTGCGGCGGCGCCGGGCAGGAAGCGGCTGTTGGCGGTGGCCTTCCTGCTCCGGgggccccggcggcggggagcgggcggTGCTGGGTCCTGCCCCGGCGAGGGCCCCATCCTTCCCCTCCGGCCTCGCCGCACGCCGCGGTGCGGAGCGCCGGCTGCCCTGGCCCCCGCCGGACggaggctgggggctgccccggggcggtgGCTCCGCGTCCCCGGCGGGCGGCAGAGGACGCGCAGGGGCGGCCCGTGCCCGCAGCCCCGCATCCCGCCCGGGCCCCGCATCTTTGGAGCTTCGCTGAGTCAGGCGGGGCGGGAGCCCGGCGTCCCCCCGACCTTCCCGGGCATTGGCTCGGGAGCGGGCTGGCAGCGCTGGGACGGGCCGGGGACCGGAATAAATCCCCGagcgcagccccagcccaggtcCCGGCGGTGAGAGGATGCTCGTCGGgaagcagctcctctgctgcctgctccttcctctgctccagcggGGTAAgggccagcccggagccgctGCTGCGCGGTGCGGCCCGGTgcggggaaactgaggctgcGCGGAGGTGCCCAGGGGGTCTGGCACAGAGTCTGGTGGGGTAgagccaggagctccttgctccaCTTCCCTGCCCCTCGGCCTGGTCACTTCTGGTGTGCTCAGCCCGgcctgggaggaggagatgtCTCGGTGTGCTGGGACCACCCCAGCTCGCGCCCGAAAGCCTGGGGTGGGCACTGGGGCTGTCTCTGGctgtgcagccctggcagcccgCGTCTCCTTGCTGCAGGGCACGGGGATGCTGAGTACTGGGACCTTGAGGACGAAGGTAAGACCATGGTGCCATCGTCCCAGCACGGCTCTGGCCCCGGCTGCTGCAGCATCGCTGTGGCAgtgggctctgctgctggcagaggccGTGTCTGTACCCCAGGGGACAGGGCCCTGCTCTTGCATGGTCCCGTGGGTCCTGCCAGTGCCGACGGCACCGTCTGTCCTTCCAGGTCACTATCTGTACCTGGACGAGGACGGTGAGTACACGTGCCCTCCTGCGGTCCTGGCTGTCCTCCCCATCCACCCACAGACCTCGGTGGTCCCTGTGCAATCTGTGCTGGGGCTCACAAGAGCCCAGGTCCCAGCGTGGCTGATCCCACGGGGCCCCGCGGCCACGGGCAGCGCCAGCATGGGACCCCCAGGGTCACGCGTTGAACTCCTGCACGGCAAACGGGGCACCTGGCCCacgctgggcagagctgggagagtTCCCCAGGGGTGACCTCAAACAGCCCCCCAAAACCGGGCTtggggggagagctgggggcGAGGTGGCATCCCAGGGTCTGGCTGGTGCTCTGCAGAACCACcggaggtgctgggggggccaGCCCGCTGCCAGGACACCTACCAGGACTGGATCTCTCTCTACTGCTGGGCTCCCTTCCACGCTGCCCTCATGGCCACCCCCGAGGGCAGCCACTGCTGCTGGGACCAGATCAGCAGGTGGGTTAGCATCAGCCCCGGCGGTGCCAAATGCACGCTCGGATCGGCGCCGCTGCGGTGGACGTGTCCCCGCCCCGGCAGGCCAGCCTCACGCCGCCTCTCCGCAGCACCTACAGCGAGCTCTCCGGCTGCACCCAGCTGCTGGCTCAGCTGCTTTCCTGTCCCTGGCCCAGCGCTGTCCTCGACGCCTTCTTCCTGCAGGTCCACGCCGAGTACTTCACCAACTGCACGGCGGCCGGGCCCCCCAGGCTGGGCGGGCTGCCCCCCGGGATGGCCGTGGCTGTGGCCGTGGGGCTCGGCTGCCTTGTGCCCCTCGCAGCCGCCCTTACGCTTAGCAGAGCCCGAAAAGGGGCTCAAATCCCAGCGGGCagctgcccagcccctgcctgcccccgtGCCTGCGAGGGGCTGGAAAcaccccccttccctcccagccctgggaaCTAACGAGTGGGACGAGGGTGAGGAgacagggcagagcagggacaggggggCTGGGCgtcctggggatggagggggtcCCGTGGCATGGGGTGAGGCTGCACCCGGTGCTCCGGATGCCTGCATCTGCCCTGGGGGGCAGAGCATCAGGAGAAGGGTCCCAGGCGCTGGGGTCCTGACCCTGCGTGGGCTGAGCCCCTTCCTcagcaccccagggtggggggctggcagggagcgcCGGGGatgccaggctggggggggagtGAGCCCCAGGCCTTGGCTGGCAGCCACCGTCCCATCCCTGCCCATCCCCTCCGGATGCCCCAGGAGGGGGGCGGCCGGCCCGGTCCCAAGGCTGCGCTGAGATCATTGGGTGTCTCCCTGGCAGAGGCTCCCGCCACCCGGCCGGAGGCTCCAGCAGCTCCAACAAAGAACAGGACCAGGGGGGCTCCAACCCTGCGGCCCCCAGAGTGCCAGGGCCTGATGGCTTCCAGATGCAGCCGCTCACCCGTGAAAGGTCCCGCGGTGCCCCGGAGCGGCGGCAGCCACGGCATGAGGAGGGTCGGACAGCTCTGCCAGGACTTTTGCTGGGGAACGCGAAGCCCAGCGAGATCATCTTTCCGCAGCAGGGAGGGTCCGTCTGAGCTGCGCTTCATCGCGCTCGGATTCACGCTCTGCGGGTCCCGCGGGCGGGCTGTTAAAGGGGAAGCTTTGGGTTCGCACTCTGCCCTGGGCCAGAGGTGAAATGAGCTCACCCGGCCTCAGCCCGGTCCTTGGGTGGGAACACCGTGGACCTGTGGGGCTGGGGTCATCCTGGGCGGCGCCGCTCTGTGGGGGGATGCGGGGCCCGCAGGTGGGAGCTGTGCCAGGAGCGAGGGGCTCCGGCAGAGCCGGGCGGGTGCCGGGCTGGGTGGTGCGGGAGAAAGATGTCGGGGCTGAGGACCGGCAACGTTGGCCAAgtctctgccttctccccacctccccgcCTGCGTTGGCCTCGCACCCGTGGGCAGGTCGCACCACCGCCCTTCCCTCCCCGGCCGCAGGCGGGGGCCAGGGCTACCCTGGCGATGCCGCGAGCCCGGGTGAACCAGGAGCCGTGGTGTCAGGGCCATGGGTCCCCCCGCCATCCCCGTGCCCGGGCGGCAGCGCCTGTCCGGGGATATTACGCTTTCCCGTCCACTCCCTCCGGCTGccgggctgcctgccctccacGCAGGAGACGAGGGATTTCACAACCCAGCCCAGACAGGATTAAAGAGAAATACACAAGTAAACAAATAGCGGCCTCGTAAAACTGGACGCGCTGCGCAGGGAGTGGAGCCTCTGGGCCGCCGGGTGAGGCGAGGgctgcctgggtgctggggcgCGGGAGCGATGCCCGCGGGGGCCGGCACCGCGCTGCGAGGCGGCGGGGTCCCGCCGGGAGAGCCGCTTTAAAGCAGCGCTGAGCAATCTCATTTTTCACACGTCTCCTGTAGTCAAACTGCCCCTGTCAGAGGAAAGGAGTTGCTTCCTGTTATTTCCATTGAAATACTTGTCCCGGTCGTTAGCCGGCAGGCTTTTGCAGGATGGCACCGCGCGCGCAGACGGGCTCCGGCCGGCTCTCCCGagggctcctgctgctctggggtAAGTGCGCGGGGGGTGGCCCCAGGGCCGCGGCCGCCAGCGGCGGGAGGTTCTGCACCTCGTACCACCCCGCACGCGGCCACCGTCCCGCACGTggggcccggggccgggggtcTCGGCTCACCCCCGCCCACCGCCCACCCCGGCACAGGGCCAGCCTGGCAGCGCTGAGGGCGGCTGGGGTGGCCGTCGCCTGCGTGGCCGGGGGCCGGTGGCAGGCGGGCAGTGGGTGCTGCGGGGCATCCCCTGCCACACTCATCCCCGATCTTTTTGCAAATGACCCACGAGAGTGGCTGGGGAGCCCTGCGAAGCCCCAGGCTGGGACAGAGGGGGGCTGGATGTGGCTGTCAGGGTCAGGGACCGGCACAGGGTGAGCTGCCCTTGCCACAGCCACCGTGCCAGCCCGGGAGCACTCGGTGGCCAGTGCCTGGCCGTGCCGGGGTTCAGCATGAGCAGCCCAGGCAGAGCCCACCGGGGTGGTTCACCATGCGACCAGCATCGTTGCCCCACACTATGGGCCCTCGGCCGAGGGCGGAAGATGAACGGGGCAGTTTCCTCGGGCCGTGGGGCTCCGGTGGCGAGTGGCTGGTGGCCAGCCATGGCGGGCCGTGCTGGGTGTGGAGCAGATGGCGGGCAGAGGGGCTCTCCGGCAGTGCTGTGCTGCGGCCAGCGCTTCCTcttcctgccccagccccgtccAGCTGCAATGCAGCCACCTGGGGTGATGGGGCGGCCCCTGCGCTGACTCCCCACGGGTCGGGGCACGACTTGCCCCCATGCTGTGGCCTAGGGCCCCCAGACAGCCCCTCTGAGCCCTTGGGCAGCTGCCCGCAGCCTGACTGGCCCCGTCCCCACAGCCCATGCCTGTAGGGGAGCTGGATGCCCTGGCCCCAGCGTGTGCCAGGCTCCGAGCAGCGTGGTTCCCTGCACCCTGACCCTGAGGGACACCTGGAACCATTTCCCTCCCGCAGACCCCAGCCtctgctggggcagctcccGTGCACAGGGCCCTGCCAGCGCCTGTCCCCCGCTGACcctgtcccttccccttcccagcacTCCTGGGGACGGGGGTCTGCCACACGGGCACTGAGGAGGAGGGCTTCGGCCAGGACGCCAGGACGAGCCCGCCCACGGCCATGTACAACTGGACAGCCCAGCTCATGGGTGAGTACCGGGGCTCGGCAAGGGCTGGGCAGCGCTGCGGGACTGGTGGTGCCTGTCCCCCTGCTTTCCCCCGGCTGCGCGTTCTCTGTCCGTCCCCAAAACAGCCGGGCTGTGCCGCAGAGCCCCCCCCTTGTGCTGGCCACAGCGggggcagctggcagcagcctgccctCCTGTTGTGCTCCTGGGCATCGCCCTGGGGCTGCGGTGTGGTCCAGCACCCCACCGTGCCTGcgtcctccccagccagcctgggCACAGGTCTGGGTGCTGGCTGTCACCCGCTggcagctgtgggcagggacgGGCTCTGGCAGGGGTGCGCTGCCCACGCTCAGcacctttcctctgcagaggaGACGTACACCAACATCACACAGAAGTGCTGGGAGTTCTTCGTTGAACTGATGAGGAACGTGACGGCGTCGGAGCTGTGCGAGTGGAAAGTCATCAGCAGGTACGGCGcagtgggatggctggagagccctcccaggcagtgctgcagggatgCGGGGGCTCTGaccagctctggggacacccATGGCCGGGGAAGCCGCAGGTGGGGACCCTTTGGTGGGGGCATTGCCTGTGGCCCGTCTGTCCCCATGGCCACATGAGTGGAGCAGCTCCCGAGACGACAGAAAGTGTTTGATGGGGGCAGAGCCCTCGGGACGTGGCAATGGGCCGCCAGCCCCTGGCCCAAGGGACCCTGGGCCACCTTCCCctctggcagctcctgcctgcgcAGGGCTGGCTGGTACAGGCAGCGGGGTGCAGGGCAAGCCCTGGGCAGTCCggaggggtgctgctggggcaggggagggcttggggctgcccggggggggggtctgtgccTCTGGTGTCTCGCAGCCACCCCGTGCCCCCGCAcgtccctgtcccctcccagcaccccgcGGCTCTCTCCCCAGGCCCTACAGCTTTCTGCAGGCCTGCCTGGAGAACTGGGCTGACCACCTACGTTACGGCTACCCCAACGCGCTGGCGGAGCAGTACATCTTCCAGAGCCATCATCGCTACTTCCACAACTGCACCCTGGAGCACCAGGTCTACTTCGACCCGCCCGAGGACGTGCTGCTGGCCATGATCATCGCCCCCATCTGCCTCATCCCCTTCCTGGTCACTCTGGTCATCTGGCGCAGCAAGGACGGCAAGGCCCAGCCCTAACGCCGCTGCCCGGGCACCC
Coding sequences within:
- the RAMP2 gene encoding receptor activity-modifying protein 2 isoform X8 — protein: MLVGKQLLCCLLLPLLQRGHGDAEYWDLEDEGHYLYLDEDEAPATRPEAPAAPTKNRTRGAPTLRPPECQGLMASRCSRSPVKGPAVPRSGGSHGMRRVGQLCQDFCWGTRSPARSSFRSREGPSELRFIALGFTLCGSRGRAVKGEALGSHSALGQR
- the RAMP2 gene encoding receptor activity-modifying protein 2 isoform X5, translating into MLVGKQLLCCLLLPLLQRGHGDAEYWDLEDEGHYLYLDEDEPPEVLGGPARCQDTYQDWISLYCWAPFHAALMATPEGSHCCWDQISSTYSELSGCTQLLAQLLSCPWPSAVLDAFFLQVHAEYFTNCTAAGPPRLGGLPPGMAVAVAVGLGCLVPLAAALTLSRARKGAQIPAGSCPAPACPRACEGLETPPFPPSPGN
- the RAMP2 gene encoding receptor activity-modifying protein 2 isoform X6, yielding MLVGKQLLCCLLLPLLQRGHGDAEYWDLEDEGHYLYLDEDEPPEVLGGPARCQDTYQDWISLYCWAPFHAALMATPEGSHCCWDQISSELSGCTQLLAQLLSCPWPSAVLDAFFLQVHAEYFTNCTAAGPPRLGGLPPGMAVAVAVGLGCLVPLAAALTLSRARKGAQIPAGSCPAPACPRACEGLETPPFPPSPGN
- the RAMP2 gene encoding receptor activity-modifying protein 2 isoform X4; protein product: MLVGKQLLCCLLLPLLQRGHGDAEYWDLEDEGHYLYLDEDEPPEVLGGPARCQDTYQDWISLYCWAPFHAALMATPEGSHCCWDQISRSTPSTSPTARRPGPPGWAGCPPGWPWLWPWGSAALCPSQPPLRLAEPEKGLKSQRAAAQPLPAPVPARGWKHPPSLPALGTNEWDEEAPATRPEAPAAPTKNRTRGAPTLRPPECQGLMASRCSRSPVKGPAVPRSGGSHGMRRVGQLCQDFCWGTRSPARSSFRSREGPSELRFIALGFTLCGSRGRAVKGEALGSHSALGQR
- the RAMP2 gene encoding receptor activity-modifying protein 2 isoform X2; the encoded protein is MLVGKQLLCCLLLPLLQRGHGDAEYWDLEDEEPPEVLGGPARCQDTYQDWISLYCWAPFHAALMATPEGSHCCWDQISRWVSISPGGAKCTLGSAPLRWTCPRPGRPASRRLSAAPTASSPAAPSCWLSCFPVPGPALSSTPSSCRSTPSTSPTARRPGPPGWAGCPPGWPWLWPWGSAALCPSQPPLRLAEPEKGLKSQRAAAQPLPAPVPARGWKHPPSLPALGTNEWDEEAPATRPEAPAAPTKNRTRGAPTLRPPECQGLMASRCSRSPVKGPAVPRSGGSHGMRRVGQLCQDFCWGTRSPARSSFRSREGPSELRFIALGFTLCGSRGRAVKGEALGSHSALGQR
- the RAMP2 gene encoding receptor activity-modifying protein 2 isoform X1; translated protein: MLVGKQLLCCLLLPLLQRGHGDAEYWDLEDEGHYLYLDEDEPPEVLGGPARCQDTYQDWISLYCWAPFHAALMATPEGSHCCWDQISRWVSISPGGAKCTLGSAPLRWTCPRPGRPASRRLSAAPTASSPAAPSCWLSCFPVPGPALSSTPSSCRSTPSTSPTARRPGPPGWAGCPPGWPWLWPWGSAALCPSQPPLRLAEPEKGLKSQRAAAQPLPAPVPARGWKHPPSLPALGTNEWDEEAPATRPEAPAAPTKNRTRGAPTLRPPECQGLMASRCSRSPVKGPAVPRSGGSHGMRRVGQLCQDFCWGTRSPARSSFRSREGPSELRFIALGFTLCGSRGRAVKGEALGSHSALGQR
- the RAMP2 gene encoding receptor activity-modifying protein 2 isoform X3, coding for MLSTGTLRTKVTICTWTRTNHRRCWGGQPAARTPTRTGSLSTAGLPSTLPSWPPPRAATAAGTRSAASSPAAPSCWLSCFPVPGPALSSTPSSCRSTPSTSPTARRPGPPGWAGCPPGWPWLWPWGSAALCPSQPPLRLAEPEKGLKSQRAAAQPLPAPVPARGWKHPPSLPALGTNEWDEEAPATRPEAPAAPTKNRTRGAPTLRPPECQGLMASRCSRSPVKGPAVPRSGGSHGMRRVGQLCQDFCWGTRSPARSSFRSREGPSELRFIALGFTLCGSRGRAVKGEALGSHSALGQR
- the RAMP2 gene encoding receptor activity-modifying protein 2 isoform X7, producing the protein MAPRAQTGSGRLSRGLLLLWALLGTGVCHTGTEEEGFGQDARTSPPTAMYNWTAQLMEETYTNITQKCWEFFVELMRNVTASELCEWKVISRPYSFLQACLENWADHLRYGYPNALAEQYIFQSHHRYFHNCTLEHQVYFDPPEDVLLAMIIAPICLIPFLVTLVIWRSKDGKAQP